One segment of Panicum virgatum strain AP13 chromosome 3K, P.virgatum_v5, whole genome shotgun sequence DNA contains the following:
- the LOC120697608 gene encoding hypoxanthine-guanine phosphoribosyltransferase-like, protein MSNINMVVTTTQDSGILARFPTNPASSQPRNIVTPTPPPAHQRLPNKSPALRARHRPTTLAALPAAAAVMVSAEAGIERVLWTEAEVAARVGEVAAELAADLRALPEPAVVVGVATGALLFLADLVRRVDAPLAVDFVRVESYGGGTESSGKPRITADLKVDIAGKHVVVVEDIVDTGNTLSCLIAHLEKKGASSISVCTFLDKPARRKVDIQLVGDGKFYSGFECPDYFVVGYGLDYAELYRNLPYVGVLKPEKYKKDSSN, encoded by the exons ATGTCCAACATCAACATGGTGGTGACGACGACGCAGGATTCCGGAATCCTAGCACGGTTCCCCACCAACCCCGCGTCTTCCCAGCCGCGCAACATCGTCACCCCCaccccgccgcccgcgcaccaACGCCTGCCCAATAAATCCCCCGCGCTCCGCGCCCGCCACCGCCCGacaaccctagccgccctccccgccgccgccgccgtcatggTGAGCGCCGAGGCCGGCATCGAGCGCGTGCTTTGGACCGAGGCCGAGGTGGCCGCCCGCGTGGGCGAggtcgccgccgagctcgcggCCGACCTGCGCGCGCTGCCGGAGCCCGCGGTTGTCGTCGGCGTCGCCACGGGCGCGCTCCTCTTCCTCGCCGACCTCGTCCGCCGCGTCgacgcgccgctcgccgtcgacttcGTGCGCGTCGAGTCCTACGGCGGCGGGACCGAGTCCAGCGGCAAGCCCCGGATCACGGCCGACCTCAAGGTCGACATCGCCGGGAAGCACGTCGTCGTG GTTGAGGATATTGTGGATACAGGGAATACTCTTTCATGTCTCATTGCCCATTTAGAAAAGAAAGGGGCATCATCCATATCAGTTTGCACTTTCCTTGACAAACCAGCAAGAAGGAAAGTTGATATTCAGCTTGTGGGAGATGGAAAATTCTACAGTGGCTTTGAG TGTCCGGACTACTTTGTTGTTGGTTATGGTCTGGATTATGCAGAGCTCTACCGCAACCTGCCTTATGTCGGAGTTCTCAAGCCTGAGAAGTACAAAAAAGATTCAAGCAATTAG